One stretch of Streptomyces sp. NBC_00443 DNA includes these proteins:
- a CDS encoding cell division protein SepF translates to MNSHDVTDEQWEGLAQVVPLRGRDAWPSAVDHRVPPEAATEPRRRFVVLRVNVFADARDVAETLMAGIPVLLDLTGAETEVAKRVLDFSTGVVFGLGSGMHRVDRNVFLLTPPGTEVSGLMEGAGAPGT, encoded by the coding sequence GTGAACAGCCACGACGTCACCGATGAACAGTGGGAGGGGCTCGCCCAGGTCGTGCCGTTGCGCGGCCGAGACGCCTGGCCGTCGGCGGTGGACCACCGAGTGCCCCCGGAGGCGGCGACGGAGCCGCGTCGCCGGTTCGTCGTCCTGCGGGTCAACGTGTTCGCGGACGCCCGCGACGTCGCCGAGACGCTGATGGCGGGGATTCCGGTGCTGCTCGATCTGACGGGGGCCGAGACCGAGGTGGCCAAGCGGGTGCTGGACTTCAGCACCGGGGTCGTCTTCGGGCTGGGGAGCGGGATGCATCGGGTGGACCGGAACGTGTTTCTGCTGACGCCGCCCGGGACCGAGGTCAGTGGGTTGATGGAGGGGGCGGGGGCGCCCGGTACGTGA